One region of Corvus moneduloides isolate bCorMon1 chromosome 1, bCorMon1.pri, whole genome shotgun sequence genomic DNA includes:
- the SLC25A38 gene encoding mitochondrial glycine transporter isoform X2, with protein MPGREAEMHPVLKAFVCGSISGICSTLLFQPLDLLKTRLQTLQPAVNGSGRAGMVTLLFRVVRTESILGLWKGVSPSFARCIPGVGIYFSTLYMMKQKFLVDRSPTALESVFLGATARAVSGICMLPVTVVKTRYESGRFGYGSVYGALKNIYQTEGARGMFSGLTATLLRDAPFSGIYLMFYTQTKNLTPQDQLDPVLVPLLNFGCGIFAGILASLATQPADVIKTHMQLSPQKYHRTSQAIAFIYKDFGLVGFFRGGVPRALRRTLMAAMAWTVYEQMMEKMGLKS; from the exons ATGCCGGGCCGAGAGGCGGAG ATGCATCCAGTTCTAAAGGCCTTTGTGTGCGGCTCCATCAGTGGCATTTGTTCCACGCTCCTCTTCCAACCCCTTGACCTGCTGAAAACACGCCTGCAAACTCTGCAGCCTGCTGTGAATGG GTCTGGTCGTGCTGGGATGGTAACGCTGCTCTTTAGGGTTGTTCGTACTGAGAGTATTCTGGGGCTCTGGAAAGGTGTCTCTCCA TCCTTTGCAAGATGTATTCCTGGGGTTGGGATTTACTTCAGCACTTTGTACATGATGAAGCAAAAGTTTCTTGTGGACCGTTCACCCACAGCCCTGGAGTCTGTCTTTCTGGGTGCCACCGCTCGTGCCGTTTCTGGGATTTGCATGTTGCCGGTGACTGTAGTGAAGACCCGATATGAG AGTGGAAGATTTGGCTACGGGAGTGTATATGGAGCCCTGAAGAACATCTATCAGACAGAAGGGGCTCGTGGCATGTTCAGTGGGCTCACGGCAACGCTGCTGCGGGATGCGCCCTTCTCTGGCATCTACCTGATGTTCTACACACAGACCAAAAACCTCACACCTCAGG ACCAGCTGGATCCAGTGCTTGTGCCCTTGCTGAATTTTGGCTGTGGGATCTTTGCGGGAATCTTGGCCTCTCTGGCAACGCAGCCTGCTGATGTCATCAAAACACACATGCAGCTGTCACCCCAGAAGTACCACAGGACAAGCCAGGCCATTGCCTTCATCTACAAG GACTTCGGGCTGGTTGGCTTTTTCCGAGGCGGTGTGCCCCGAGCCCTCAGGCGCACTCTGATGGCAGCGATGGCATGGACGGTGTATGAACAGATGATGGAAAAAATGGGCTTGAAGTCCTGA
- the SLC25A38 gene encoding mitochondrial glycine transporter isoform X5 gives MVTLLFRVVRTESILGLWKGVSPSFARCIPGVGIYFSTLYMMKQKFLVDRSPTALESVFLGATARAVSGICMLPVTVVKTRYESGRFGYGSVYGALKNIYQTEGARGMFSGLTATLLRDAPFSGIYLMFYTQTKNLTPQDQLDPVLVPLLNFGCGIFAGILASLATQPADVIKTHMQLSPQKYHRTSQAIAFIYKDFGLVGFFRGGVPRALRRTLMAAMAWTVYEQMMEKMGLKS, from the exons ATGGTAACGCTGCTCTTTAGGGTTGTTCGTACTGAGAGTATTCTGGGGCTCTGGAAAGGTGTCTCTCCA TCCTTTGCAAGATGTATTCCTGGGGTTGGGATTTACTTCAGCACTTTGTACATGATGAAGCAAAAGTTTCTTGTGGACCGTTCACCCACAGCCCTGGAGTCTGTCTTTCTGGGTGCCACCGCTCGTGCCGTTTCTGGGATTTGCATGTTGCCGGTGACTGTAGTGAAGACCCGATATGAG AGTGGAAGATTTGGCTACGGGAGTGTATATGGAGCCCTGAAGAACATCTATCAGACAGAAGGGGCTCGTGGCATGTTCAGTGGGCTCACGGCAACGCTGCTGCGGGATGCGCCCTTCTCTGGCATCTACCTGATGTTCTACACACAGACCAAAAACCTCACACCTCAGG ACCAGCTGGATCCAGTGCTTGTGCCCTTGCTGAATTTTGGCTGTGGGATCTTTGCGGGAATCTTGGCCTCTCTGGCAACGCAGCCTGCTGATGTCATCAAAACACACATGCAGCTGTCACCCCAGAAGTACCACAGGACAAGCCAGGCCATTGCCTTCATCTACAAG GACTTCGGGCTGGTTGGCTTTTTCCGAGGCGGTGTGCCCCGAGCCCTCAGGCGCACTCTGATGGCAGCGATGGCATGGACGGTGTATGAACAGATGATGGAAAAAATGGGCTTGAAGTCCTGA
- the SLC25A38 gene encoding mitochondrial glycine transporter isoform X3, protein MLWKASLPLLWAQDVDEQVETLAMAMHPVLKAFVCGSISGICSTLLFQPLDLLKTRLQTLQPAVNGSGRAGMVTLLFRVVRTESILGLWKGVSPSFARCIPGVGIYFSTLYMMKQKFLVDRSPTALESVFLGATARAVSGICMLPVTVVKTRYESGRFGYGSVYGALKNIYQTEGARGMFSGLTATLLRDAPFSGIYLMFYTQTKNLTPQDQLDPVLVPLLNFGCGIFAGILASLATQPADVIKTHMQLSPQKYHRTSQAIAFIYKDLKTSLDVAWSTNHRML, encoded by the exons ATGCTCTGGAAAGCCAgccttcctctgctctgggcCCAGGATGTGGATGAGCAAGTGGAAACACTAGCGATGGCG ATGCATCCAGTTCTAAAGGCCTTTGTGTGCGGCTCCATCAGTGGCATTTGTTCCACGCTCCTCTTCCAACCCCTTGACCTGCTGAAAACACGCCTGCAAACTCTGCAGCCTGCTGTGAATGG GTCTGGTCGTGCTGGGATGGTAACGCTGCTCTTTAGGGTTGTTCGTACTGAGAGTATTCTGGGGCTCTGGAAAGGTGTCTCTCCA TCCTTTGCAAGATGTATTCCTGGGGTTGGGATTTACTTCAGCACTTTGTACATGATGAAGCAAAAGTTTCTTGTGGACCGTTCACCCACAGCCCTGGAGTCTGTCTTTCTGGGTGCCACCGCTCGTGCCGTTTCTGGGATTTGCATGTTGCCGGTGACTGTAGTGAAGACCCGATATGAG AGTGGAAGATTTGGCTACGGGAGTGTATATGGAGCCCTGAAGAACATCTATCAGACAGAAGGGGCTCGTGGCATGTTCAGTGGGCTCACGGCAACGCTGCTGCGGGATGCGCCCTTCTCTGGCATCTACCTGATGTTCTACACACAGACCAAAAACCTCACACCTCAGG ACCAGCTGGATCCAGTGCTTGTGCCCTTGCTGAATTTTGGCTGTGGGATCTTTGCGGGAATCTTGGCCTCTCTGGCAACGCAGCCTGCTGATGTCATCAAAACACACATGCAGCTGTCACCCCAGAAGTACCACAGGACAAGCCAGGCCATTGCCTTCATCTACAAG gACCTCAAAACCAGCCTTGATGTTGCTTGGAGCACAAACCACAGGATGCTCTGA
- the RPSA gene encoding 40S ribosomal protein SA, producing MGVGRGRASSRLRAARASTRRCQRSLSLLPKGNPTMSGGLDVLQMKEEDVLKFLAAGTHLGGTNLDFQMEQYIYKRKSDGIYIINLKRTWEKLLLAARAIVAIENPADVSVISSRNTGQRAVLKFAAATGATPIAGRFTPGTFTNQIQAAFREPRLLVVTDPRADHQPLTEASYVNIPTIALCNTDSPLRYVDIAIPCNNKGAHSVGLMWWMLAREVLRMRGTISREHPWEVMPDLYFYRDPEEIEKEEQAAAEKAVTKEEFQTEWTAPAPEFTAPPQPEVADWSEGVQVPSVPIQQFPTEDWSAQPATEDWSAAPTAQATEWVGTATEWS from the exons ATGGGCGTCGGGCGGGGCCGCGCTTCCTCTCGGCTCCGCGCCGCCCGGGCCTCCACACGGCGTTGTCAGC GTTCCCTGTCGTTGCTTCCAAAGGGAAACCCCACAATGTCCGGAGGCCTCGATGTCCTGCAGATGAAGGAGGAGGATGTCCTCAAATTCCTCGCTGCCGGGACCCACCTGGGAGGTACCAACCTCGACTTCCAGATGGAGCAGTACATCTACAAAAGGAAGAGCGATG GTATTTACATCATCAATCTGAAAAGGacctgggaaaagctgctcctggcagctcgTGCCATTGTTGCCATTGAGAACCCAGCTGATGTGAGCGTCATTTCTTCCAGGAACACTGGACAG CGTGCGGTTCTGAAGTTTGCTGCTGCCACTGGGGCTACTCCTATTGCCGGGCGTTTCACCCCTGGCACCTTCACAAACCAGATCCAGGCGGCTTTCCGTGAGCCACGGCTCCTGGTGGTTACAGATCCCCGGGCTGATCACCAGCCGCTGACAGAGGCGTCCTACGTCAACATCCCCACCATCGCCCTGTGCAACACCGACTCCCCGCTGCGCTACGTGGATATCGCTATTCCCTGCAATAACAAG GGAGCCCACTCAGTGGGTCTGATGTGGTGGATGCTGGCTCGGGAGGTGCTGCGCATGCGTGGCACCATCTCCCGTGAGCACCCTTGGGAAGTCATGCCTGACTTGTACTTCTACAGGGATCCCGAGGAG ATTGAAAAGGAGGAGCAGGCGGCTGCCGAGAAAGCAGTGACGAAGGAGGAATTCCAGACTGAATGGACGGCCCCAGCACCTGAATTCActgctcctcctcagcctgAGGTTGCAGATTGGTCTGAGGGAGTGCAGGTCCCGTCTGTGCCCATCCAGCAGTTTCCTACAG AGGACTGGAGTGCCCAGCCTGCCACCGAGGACTGgtcagcagctcccacagcccaaGCTACTGAGTGGGTTGGCACTGCCACAGAATGGTCTTAA
- the SLC25A38 gene encoding mitochondrial glycine transporter isoform X1, whose protein sequence is MLWKASLPLLWAQDVDEQVETLAMAMHPVLKAFVCGSISGICSTLLFQPLDLLKTRLQTLQPAVNGSGRAGMVTLLFRVVRTESILGLWKGVSPSFARCIPGVGIYFSTLYMMKQKFLVDRSPTALESVFLGATARAVSGICMLPVTVVKTRYESGRFGYGSVYGALKNIYQTEGARGMFSGLTATLLRDAPFSGIYLMFYTQTKNLTPQDQLDPVLVPLLNFGCGIFAGILASLATQPADVIKTHMQLSPQKYHRTSQAIAFIYKDFGLVGFFRGGVPRALRRTLMAAMAWTVYEQMMEKMGLKS, encoded by the exons ATGCTCTGGAAAGCCAgccttcctctgctctgggcCCAGGATGTGGATGAGCAAGTGGAAACACTAGCGATGGCG ATGCATCCAGTTCTAAAGGCCTTTGTGTGCGGCTCCATCAGTGGCATTTGTTCCACGCTCCTCTTCCAACCCCTTGACCTGCTGAAAACACGCCTGCAAACTCTGCAGCCTGCTGTGAATGG GTCTGGTCGTGCTGGGATGGTAACGCTGCTCTTTAGGGTTGTTCGTACTGAGAGTATTCTGGGGCTCTGGAAAGGTGTCTCTCCA TCCTTTGCAAGATGTATTCCTGGGGTTGGGATTTACTTCAGCACTTTGTACATGATGAAGCAAAAGTTTCTTGTGGACCGTTCACCCACAGCCCTGGAGTCTGTCTTTCTGGGTGCCACCGCTCGTGCCGTTTCTGGGATTTGCATGTTGCCGGTGACTGTAGTGAAGACCCGATATGAG AGTGGAAGATTTGGCTACGGGAGTGTATATGGAGCCCTGAAGAACATCTATCAGACAGAAGGGGCTCGTGGCATGTTCAGTGGGCTCACGGCAACGCTGCTGCGGGATGCGCCCTTCTCTGGCATCTACCTGATGTTCTACACACAGACCAAAAACCTCACACCTCAGG ACCAGCTGGATCCAGTGCTTGTGCCCTTGCTGAATTTTGGCTGTGGGATCTTTGCGGGAATCTTGGCCTCTCTGGCAACGCAGCCTGCTGATGTCATCAAAACACACATGCAGCTGTCACCCCAGAAGTACCACAGGACAAGCCAGGCCATTGCCTTCATCTACAAG GACTTCGGGCTGGTTGGCTTTTTCCGAGGCGGTGTGCCCCGAGCCCTCAGGCGCACTCTGATGGCAGCGATGGCATGGACGGTGTATGAACAGATGATGGAAAAAATGGGCTTGAAGTCCTGA
- the SLC25A38 gene encoding mitochondrial glycine transporter isoform X4 — MHPVLKAFVCGSISGICSTLLFQPLDLLKTRLQTLQPAVNGSGRAGMVTLLFRVVRTESILGLWKGVSPSFARCIPGVGIYFSTLYMMKQKFLVDRSPTALESVFLGATARAVSGICMLPVTVVKTRYESGRFGYGSVYGALKNIYQTEGARGMFSGLTATLLRDAPFSGIYLMFYTQTKNLTPQDQLDPVLVPLLNFGCGIFAGILASLATQPADVIKTHMQLSPQKYHRTSQAIAFIYKDFGLVGFFRGGVPRALRRTLMAAMAWTVYEQMMEKMGLKS, encoded by the exons ATGCATCCAGTTCTAAAGGCCTTTGTGTGCGGCTCCATCAGTGGCATTTGTTCCACGCTCCTCTTCCAACCCCTTGACCTGCTGAAAACACGCCTGCAAACTCTGCAGCCTGCTGTGAATGG GTCTGGTCGTGCTGGGATGGTAACGCTGCTCTTTAGGGTTGTTCGTACTGAGAGTATTCTGGGGCTCTGGAAAGGTGTCTCTCCA TCCTTTGCAAGATGTATTCCTGGGGTTGGGATTTACTTCAGCACTTTGTACATGATGAAGCAAAAGTTTCTTGTGGACCGTTCACCCACAGCCCTGGAGTCTGTCTTTCTGGGTGCCACCGCTCGTGCCGTTTCTGGGATTTGCATGTTGCCGGTGACTGTAGTGAAGACCCGATATGAG AGTGGAAGATTTGGCTACGGGAGTGTATATGGAGCCCTGAAGAACATCTATCAGACAGAAGGGGCTCGTGGCATGTTCAGTGGGCTCACGGCAACGCTGCTGCGGGATGCGCCCTTCTCTGGCATCTACCTGATGTTCTACACACAGACCAAAAACCTCACACCTCAGG ACCAGCTGGATCCAGTGCTTGTGCCCTTGCTGAATTTTGGCTGTGGGATCTTTGCGGGAATCTTGGCCTCTCTGGCAACGCAGCCTGCTGATGTCATCAAAACACACATGCAGCTGTCACCCCAGAAGTACCACAGGACAAGCCAGGCCATTGCCTTCATCTACAAG GACTTCGGGCTGGTTGGCTTTTTCCGAGGCGGTGTGCCCCGAGCCCTCAGGCGCACTCTGATGGCAGCGATGGCATGGACGGTGTATGAACAGATGATGGAAAAAATGGGCTTGAAGTCCTGA